In the Nitrospira sp. genome, one interval contains:
- a CDS encoding DUF4255 domain-containing protein codes for MSSALAIAGVTAVLRDLLNDGLINHNVSGLLGSTVTVSALPPDRVVPVNGTESTQLNLFLHQVTFNTGWRNHALPSRDGSGTQRLSNPPLALDLHYLLSAYSAEELGSEILLGYAMQLLHEIPVLDRQAITTALTPSPSVDTTLPPALRALAECGLADQVEQIKLVPDPLSSEEMSKLWTAVQSHYRPSAAYVATVVLIESSKPTRSTLPVLSRGPVDPITKRDRGVVVQADLLPPFPTIQSVAATNGQPAATVGSTVDLAGHHLDGTNRTILLSNGRFGIDQALPAAGGGSGSLASFTVPVVPAGVYQVALQVIRPGESDPRTSNVLALVVGPEITTAMPITVGRDGNGAATIGLTVQPQIQPGQSASLLVGTRDVSLGRITVATGSINVVVADAPTGESLLRVRVDGIDSPIIDRSAIPPVFHNYRVTIT; via the coding sequence GTGAGCAGCGCGTTGGCCATTGCCGGAGTCACGGCGGTGCTTCGAGATTTGCTGAACGACGGTCTCATCAATCACAACGTGAGCGGACTGCTCGGCAGCACGGTGACGGTGAGTGCGCTGCCTCCGGATCGTGTGGTGCCGGTCAACGGCACGGAGAGTACGCAGCTGAACCTGTTTCTCCATCAAGTCACCTTCAATACCGGTTGGCGCAACCACGCATTGCCGTCCCGCGATGGATCGGGCACGCAGCGACTGAGTAATCCGCCGCTCGCGCTGGATCTTCATTATCTCCTGAGCGCCTACAGCGCCGAGGAATTGGGCAGCGAGATTCTGCTCGGGTATGCGATGCAGTTGCTCCATGAGATCCCCGTGTTGGATCGTCAAGCCATCACGACGGCACTGACGCCATCGCCGTCGGTCGATACCACCCTACCCCCGGCACTGCGTGCCTTGGCTGAGTGTGGGTTGGCCGATCAGGTCGAACAGATCAAACTGGTCCCGGACCCCCTCAGCAGCGAGGAGATGTCGAAACTCTGGACTGCCGTGCAGTCGCATTACCGGCCTTCCGCGGCATATGTGGCGACCGTCGTGCTCATTGAGTCCTCCAAACCGACGCGGTCGACGTTGCCGGTGCTGAGCCGTGGTCCCGTCGACCCCATCACGAAGCGGGATCGCGGCGTGGTGGTGCAGGCCGATCTGCTCCCCCCGTTTCCGACCATTCAGTCGGTGGCGGCGACCAATGGACAACCGGCTGCGACGGTCGGCTCGACGGTAGACCTCGCAGGTCACCACCTCGATGGTACCAATCGCACGATTCTGCTCTCGAACGGCCGGTTCGGCATTGACCAGGCTTTGCCGGCCGCAGGGGGTGGGAGCGGCAGCCTGGCGTCCTTCACGGTGCCCGTCGTGCCGGCAGGGGTGTATCAAGTGGCGCTGCAGGTTATTCGTCCCGGTGAATCCGATCCCCGTACGAGCAATGTCCTGGCGTTGGTGGTCGGGCCAGAGATTACGACCGCGATGCCGATCACGGTCGGGCGGGACGGCAACGGAGCGGCCACCATTGGGCTGACCGTACAGCCGCAGATTCAACCAGGGCAGTCGGCCTCCTTGCTGGTGGGAACTCGTGACGTCTCACTCGGGCGAATCACGGTGGCCACCGGGAGTATCAATGTCGTCGTTGCTGACGCACCGACGGGAGAGTCCTTGCTTCGGGTCCGCGTGGATGGAATTGACAGTCCGATCATCGACCGGTCGGCCATTCCGCCGGTCTTCCACAACTATCGGGTGACGATCACATGA
- a CDS encoding phage tail sheath family protein has product MPVQPTYPGVYIEELPSGVRTITGVATSITGFIGKALRGPADQPVTITSFADYERTFGGLHRDMTLSYAVRDFFLNGGGQAVIVRLYKATVGSASKATYEVPNLTLQAASEGAWGMQVRVRVDKKAVSDPNLVAVATRLGVQPADLFDLTVRDGGTGRTETFLNLTTKESARRADRVLAAESTLVRVTSSLPANTSPTAHAGTLADADVWTANTKSTAAKNTAPADVAVDSATLDAATYKGSQSSKTGLYQLEKVDLFNLLCVLADVRGGDVPDDVYQEALGYCVKRRAMLIVDPKAAWATVSLAQSGAASMNLNGDMARNAAIYFPRIKQADSELGGQIDTFVPCGVMAGVMARTDSQRGVWKAPAGLDASLNGVAGLQLDMTDAENGLLNPLGINCLRTFPVHGRVVWGSRTMRGADAAADEYKYVPVRRLALFLEESLYRGTQWVVFEPNDEPLWAQIRLNLGAFMHNLFRQGAFQGTAPRDAYFVKCDKETTTQNDINLGIVNIVVGFAPLKPAEFVVIKLQQMAGQIAS; this is encoded by the coding sequence ATGCCAGTGCAACCAACCTATCCGGGTGTCTACATCGAAGAATTGCCCAGCGGTGTACGCACCATTACAGGCGTCGCAACCTCGATTACCGGATTTATCGGGAAAGCGTTGCGTGGCCCGGCCGACCAACCGGTCACGATCACGAGCTTTGCCGATTACGAACGCACGTTCGGAGGGCTGCATCGGGATATGACGTTGAGTTACGCGGTGCGCGATTTCTTTCTCAACGGTGGTGGACAGGCCGTGATCGTGCGGCTGTATAAAGCGACCGTGGGCAGCGCCAGCAAAGCGACCTATGAAGTACCCAACCTGACGTTGCAGGCCGCCTCCGAAGGCGCGTGGGGCATGCAGGTACGTGTTCGTGTAGACAAAAAGGCAGTGAGTGATCCGAATCTGGTGGCGGTAGCGACACGGTTGGGCGTGCAGCCGGCCGACCTGTTCGACCTGACTGTGCGGGACGGGGGAACCGGTCGGACTGAAACGTTTTTGAATCTGACCACGAAGGAAAGTGCGCGCCGCGCGGACCGTGTGCTGGCGGCCGAATCGACGCTGGTGCGTGTGACGTCGAGCCTGCCTGCCAACACGTCGCCCACGGCCCATGCCGGAACATTGGCGGATGCCGATGTCTGGACGGCCAACACGAAGTCCACGGCGGCCAAGAATACGGCGCCGGCGGATGTCGCGGTCGATAGCGCCACGCTCGATGCTGCGACGTACAAAGGAAGCCAATCGTCCAAGACCGGCTTGTATCAGCTGGAGAAAGTCGATCTCTTCAATCTGCTCTGCGTTCTGGCGGACGTCCGTGGTGGCGATGTGCCTGATGACGTGTATCAGGAAGCATTGGGGTACTGTGTGAAACGCCGGGCGATGCTGATCGTCGATCCCAAGGCGGCGTGGGCCACGGTGAGCTTGGCGCAAAGCGGGGCGGCGAGCATGAATTTGAACGGAGACATGGCGCGCAACGCGGCAATCTATTTTCCGCGCATCAAGCAGGCCGACTCCGAACTCGGCGGTCAGATCGATACGTTTGTCCCGTGCGGCGTGATGGCCGGCGTGATGGCGAGGACGGATAGTCAGCGCGGTGTATGGAAGGCGCCGGCCGGCCTCGATGCCTCATTGAACGGGGTGGCGGGACTCCAACTCGATATGACGGACGCCGAAAACGGGCTGCTGAATCCGCTGGGCATCAACTGCCTGCGCACCTTCCCCGTGCACGGGCGGGTGGTGTGGGGATCGCGAACGATGCGCGGCGCCGATGCGGCGGCGGATGAGTACAAGTATGTCCCGGTCCGCCGGCTGGCGCTGTTTCTCGAAGAAAGCCTGTATCGCGGCACGCAGTGGGTGGTGTTCGAGCCGAATGATGAGCCCCTCTGGGCGCAGATCCGGCTGAACCTCGGGGCCTTCATGCACAATCTGTTTCGGCAGGGCGCGTTTCAAGGCACCGCCCCGCGCGACGCCTATTTCGTGAAGTGCGACAAGGAGACCACGACGCAGAACGACATCAACCTCGGCATCGTCAATATCGTCGTCGGGTTCGCGCCGCTCAAGCCCGCCGAGTTTGTCGTCATCAAGCTCCAACAGATGGCCGGCCAGATTGCGAGCTAA
- a CDS encoding DUF4157 domain-containing protein produces the protein MGTCSECEKKKMLGQPMPAKLQINESGDEDEREADRVAARVMDMPHGQREGSTAQSQPGPLALRRTGWSSSAFAIPAPPLVSNVLDASGAPLDTATRAFFEPRFGHDFGGVRVHADREAAASAHAVNARAYTMGNHIAFADGHYRPTTKPGQRLMAHELSHVLQQRASAAVGTVQRSTTEQPAAAPVEPTHAPPTDAGARQEITIGGETFRLVAITESLTPQSAAWRYRVDVQDYLSAYPNLGSGWWAVIVRPVDGAFCNIGGNCLGWALGNFGLVDPPDQVWGLVPTYLESIRRSVAGHRSAQETYLKEVERGKIVAPAIWDYFMAQQFQAVPVESESAANLALYGSGFSSPMDGPSHIAFRTAGGELWLSKPSPSKPPIVHGTAAQLRGGQTGDVLRLYACASGPPNQIAISQGQGQGSPTP, from the coding sequence ATGGGTACGTGTTCCGAATGTGAAAAAAAGAAGATGCTCGGCCAGCCGATGCCTGCCAAGTTGCAGATCAACGAATCGGGTGATGAAGATGAACGAGAAGCGGATCGGGTCGCGGCGCGGGTCATGGATATGCCGCACGGACAGCGTGAGGGCAGTACGGCACAGTCTCAGCCAGGTCCGCTCGCACTGCGTCGTACGGGCTGGTCATCCTCCGCTTTCGCAATTCCAGCGCCTCCGTTGGTGTCGAATGTGCTCGACGCATCTGGAGCGCCGCTCGATACGGCAACCCGCGCGTTCTTCGAGCCTCGTTTTGGTCATGATTTTGGAGGTGTGCGGGTTCATGCTGATCGGGAAGCGGCCGCGTCTGCCCATGCCGTCAACGCTCGCGCCTATACGATGGGCAACCACATTGCATTTGCTGACGGCCACTACAGGCCAACGACCAAGCCAGGCCAACGACTTATGGCCCATGAGCTCAGCCATGTCCTGCAGCAACGAGCATCCGCCGCAGTAGGAACCGTTCAGCGAAGTACCACTGAACAACCAGCAGCGGCCCCGGTAGAGCCGACTCATGCGCCACCGACAGATGCCGGTGCGAGGCAGGAGATCACGATCGGTGGGGAAACGTTCCGCCTCGTCGCGATCACCGAATCCTTGACTCCCCAGTCTGCAGCGTGGCGGTATCGCGTCGACGTACAAGATTACCTCAGCGCTTATCCGAATCTTGGAAGCGGTTGGTGGGCCGTGATCGTCAGGCCGGTGGATGGAGCGTTCTGTAACATCGGAGGCAACTGCCTGGGTTGGGCACTCGGCAACTTCGGTTTAGTCGATCCACCAGATCAGGTCTGGGGACTTGTGCCCACCTACCTGGAGTCGATCCGCCGTTCCGTCGCGGGACATCGATCCGCGCAGGAGACCTATCTGAAAGAAGTCGAAAGAGGGAAGATCGTCGCGCCGGCCATTTGGGACTATTTCATGGCTCAACAGTTTCAGGCCGTTCCCGTCGAAAGTGAGAGTGCCGCGAATTTGGCTCTCTATGGCAGTGGATTCAGCAGCCCGATGGATGGTCCCTCTCACATCGCGTTTCGCACTGCCGGCGGTGAGCTCTGGCTGTCCAAACCGAGTCCCTCGAAACCTCCCATCGTGCATGGGACCGCTGCGCAACTACGCGGAGGCCAAACGGGAGACGTGTTGCGACTCTATGCATGCGCTTCCGGTCCTCCGAACCAGATCGCGATCTCGCAGGGGCAGGGCCAAGGGAGTCCGACACCATGA
- a CDS encoding phage tail protein, with translation MAQFTVNTHRFDPYKNFKFRVKWDGRYVAGVSKVGSLKRSTEVVEHREGGDPSTSRKSPGRTKFEAITLERGVTHDTAFEQWANKIWNFGSGLGAEVSLKDFRKDIIIELYNEAGQLAIAYKVFRCWVSEYQAQPDLDANANAVAIQTLKLENEGWERDYEVVEPSEPTFTEP, from the coding sequence ATGGCTCAGTTCACCGTCAACACGCATCGATTCGATCCCTATAAGAATTTCAAATTCCGGGTCAAATGGGACGGGCGCTATGTGGCCGGGGTCAGCAAGGTCGGCTCCTTGAAGCGTTCGACCGAGGTGGTCGAGCATCGCGAGGGCGGCGATCCCAGCACTAGTCGCAAGTCGCCCGGCCGCACGAAATTCGAAGCGATTACACTCGAACGGGGTGTCACGCACGATACGGCCTTCGAACAATGGGCGAACAAGATCTGGAATTTCGGCTCAGGCTTGGGGGCGGAGGTGTCGCTGAAGGATTTCCGGAAAGACATCATCATCGAACTCTACAACGAAGCCGGACAATTGGCGATTGCGTACAAAGTCTTCCGCTGCTGGGTCTCGGAGTATCAAGCGCAACCGGATCTCGATGCCAATGCCAACGCCGTGGCGATCCAAACCCTCAAACTCGAGAACGAAGGCTGGGAACGCGACTACGAAGTCGTCGAACCATCGGAGCCCACCTTCACGGAACCATGA
- a CDS encoding ATP-binding protein — MKPAATSAEWCDANQGYLVAEFSRLKLRLGAEHDERTVAVRLEAAQAALSAPAAIDTLSELFGLSAFERDLLLLVAGVEMDAELGRVCAAALGQSPAPRPQATFGLALAALDHSHWSALAAMAPLRRWRLLEVDDSAGLVNGRLRIDERVLHYLAGVNYLDPRLQPLLSLVPAPQVMAEKHRHICRSVLERLREQSSSYPVVLLSGDDVDGQADVAAEVAAHLHVQLHRVQADDLPGNSAESDAFAILWQREAVLLGAILLIHCQDGTPSKAVAHLADRGSSPLFIVGRDVPSCKRATIRFTVNKPDGTEQKQLWQQVLGPATARMNGMLDAVASQFSLSARAIATAGAGLQDVAEPGSQADSTLWNACRSVSRSRLDDLAQRLEPVAGWNDLVLPEAQQRTLRQIAAHAKHRLMVHQQWGFAGKGVRGLGISALFAGESGTGKTMAAEVLANELHLDLYRIDLSGVVSKYIGETERNLRRVFDAAETSGAMLLFDEADALFGKRSEVRDSHDRYANIEVSYLLQRMEAYRGLAILTTNMKAALDVAFSRRLSFVVQFPFPDQQQRELIWSRMFPAATPLELLDYAKLARLSMSGGNIRSIALNAAFLAADEGSAVGMRHLLQAAHTEAAKRERPLSDAETRGWV; from the coding sequence ATGAAGCCAGCCGCGACCTCTGCAGAATGGTGTGATGCGAATCAAGGCTATCTGGTGGCCGAGTTTTCTCGTCTGAAGCTGCGTCTTGGGGCCGAACATGATGAGCGTACGGTTGCTGTTCGGCTGGAGGCGGCCCAGGCGGCGCTTTCCGCTCCGGCTGCCATCGATACCCTGTCCGAGCTGTTCGGGCTGAGCGCATTTGAGCGCGATTTGCTGCTTCTGGTCGCCGGAGTGGAAATGGATGCCGAGCTTGGGCGTGTGTGTGCTGCGGCTTTGGGCCAATCGCCAGCGCCGAGGCCGCAAGCGACGTTCGGCCTGGCCTTGGCGGCGTTAGACCATTCGCACTGGAGCGCACTGGCGGCGATGGCCCCGTTGCGCCGATGGCGCTTGCTGGAAGTCGACGACAGTGCCGGGTTGGTGAACGGGAGACTGCGCATCGACGAACGCGTGTTGCACTATCTGGCCGGCGTGAACTATCTCGATCCCCGCCTGCAACCGCTGCTCAGTCTGGTTCCCGCCCCGCAGGTCATGGCCGAGAAACATCGGCACATTTGCCGGTCGGTGCTGGAGCGATTGCGGGAACAGTCGTCGTCCTACCCTGTGGTCCTGCTGTCCGGCGACGATGTGGATGGACAGGCTGATGTGGCGGCGGAAGTGGCGGCTCACTTGCACGTGCAGTTGCACCGCGTGCAGGCCGATGACTTGCCGGGCAATTCGGCAGAGTCCGATGCCTTCGCCATTCTGTGGCAGCGGGAAGCGGTCTTACTCGGCGCGATTCTGTTGATCCACTGCCAGGACGGCACACCTTCGAAGGCGGTCGCGCACCTCGCCGACCGCGGCAGCAGCCCATTGTTTATTGTCGGTCGTGATGTCCCTTCGTGCAAACGCGCGACCATCCGATTCACGGTGAACAAGCCGGACGGGACAGAGCAGAAGCAATTGTGGCAACAGGTGCTGGGGCCGGCCACGGCCCGCATGAACGGGATGTTGGACGCTGTGGCGTCCCAGTTTTCTTTGAGCGCCAGAGCGATCGCGACGGCCGGCGCCGGGCTGCAAGACGTGGCTGAACCCGGTAGTCAGGCGGACAGCACGCTGTGGAACGCGTGCCGTAGCGTCAGCCGTTCACGGCTGGACGATTTGGCGCAACGCTTGGAGCCGGTTGCCGGATGGAACGATCTGGTCCTACCGGAGGCGCAGCAGCGGACCTTGAGGCAAATTGCGGCACACGCGAAACACCGGCTGATGGTCCATCAACAGTGGGGCTTTGCCGGGAAAGGCGTGCGTGGTCTGGGAATCAGCGCCTTGTTCGCGGGCGAAAGCGGCACGGGCAAGACCATGGCGGCGGAAGTCCTGGCGAATGAGCTGCATCTCGACCTGTACCGGATCGATCTCTCCGGGGTCGTCAGCAAATACATCGGCGAGACGGAACGCAATCTGCGACGCGTGTTCGACGCAGCGGAAACGAGCGGAGCCATGTTGCTGTTCGACGAAGCCGATGCGTTGTTCGGGAAACGCAGTGAAGTGCGTGACAGCCATGATCGCTACGCGAATATCGAAGTCAGTTATCTGTTGCAACGGATGGAGGCCTACCGTGGCCTCGCGATTTTGACGACGAACATGAAAGCAGCGCTTGATGTCGCGTTCTCGCGCCGCCTGAGTTTCGTCGTCCAGTTTCCCTTTCCGGATCAGCAACAACGGGAATTGATCTGGAGTCGTATGTTTCCCGCAGCAACACCGTTAGAGCTGCTCGATTACGCCAAACTCGCCAGGTTGAGCATGTCCGGGGGAAATATCCGCAGCATCGCCCTGAATGCGGCCTTCCTGGCGGCGGATGAGGGGAGCGCGGTGGGGATGAGGCATCTCCTGCAGGCGGCGCATACCGAAGCGGCGAAGCGTGAACGCCCACTCTCCGACGCCGAAACCAGGGGGTGGGTATGA
- a CDS encoding sigma-54-dependent Fis family transcriptional regulator: protein MKELIRILCISPNDPVRSGLDQSQLLELLTRGLPTERFVLDSTTYTSFAQSQSPHLVLLHQACSDASLESRVIELNRRWPAVPILGILGEQPEHHTGGVERIPLGLRDFVVCPLRSQELVLRVCRILVQEVPSTRREAEFPQPVRVDSLIGESAIFQAQVEKVPLFAGVDATVLLQGETGTGKEVFARAIHYSSPRRDRAFIPINCAALPDQLFENELFGHAKGAYTSAAQEQGGLVLEAEGGTLFLDEVDALNPSAQAKLLRFVQYREYRPLGCSRTRLANVRIIAASNHDLRQAVAERRFREDLFHRLNVLSLVVPPLRERPDDIPLLAARFLQRFRRPDGQGARALSDQAIQKLLVHNWPGNVRELESTLQRAVVLCGTAVIQADDIECSADGPQNQPFNGSLRAVKTSATMDVERAYLVKTLVTFRGNVTRAAKAAGKERRSFQRLLRKYGIDRETFQRDDVLQPGDYPAPLHPLDGHA, encoded by the coding sequence ATGAAGGAACTCATCAGAATCCTCTGTATTTCACCAAACGATCCCGTTCGGTCTGGCCTTGATCAATCCCAGCTTCTTGAGCTCTTAACGCGTGGGCTGCCGACCGAACGGTTTGTCCTCGATTCTACGACGTACACGTCCTTCGCTCAGTCCCAGTCTCCTCACCTCGTGCTGCTCCACCAGGCGTGTTCCGATGCCTCACTCGAATCACGCGTCATCGAACTCAACCGGCGTTGGCCGGCTGTGCCTATCCTGGGGATACTCGGTGAACAACCTGAGCATCACACTGGCGGGGTGGAACGTATCCCGCTGGGCCTGCGCGATTTTGTGGTCTGCCCGCTGCGCAGCCAAGAGTTGGTCTTGCGGGTGTGTCGCATTCTGGTACAAGAGGTTCCGTCAACGAGGCGCGAGGCGGAGTTCCCGCAACCGGTGCGGGTGGATTCATTGATTGGCGAGAGTGCGATATTTCAGGCTCAAGTGGAGAAGGTACCGCTCTTTGCCGGGGTTGATGCGACCGTGTTGCTACAGGGCGAAACGGGCACGGGGAAAGAAGTGTTTGCCCGTGCGATTCATTATTCAAGTCCGCGCAGAGACCGTGCGTTCATTCCGATCAATTGCGCAGCATTGCCGGATCAGTTGTTTGAGAACGAATTGTTCGGCCATGCCAAAGGTGCCTACACCAGTGCGGCGCAAGAACAAGGCGGATTAGTGCTCGAGGCTGAGGGGGGCACCTTGTTTCTCGATGAGGTCGATGCACTGAATCCTTCTGCGCAGGCGAAACTGCTTCGGTTCGTCCAGTATCGAGAGTACCGGCCGCTAGGCTGCTCGCGCACCAGGTTGGCGAATGTGCGGATCATCGCGGCCTCCAATCATGATTTGCGACAAGCGGTGGCAGAACGGCGATTTCGCGAGGATCTGTTTCATCGGCTCAACGTGTTGTCGCTGGTGGTGCCGCCGTTGCGCGAGCGGCCCGATGATATTCCTCTGTTGGCCGCACGATTTCTACAACGCTTTCGACGCCCTGATGGCCAGGGTGCTCGGGCACTCTCCGACCAGGCCATTCAAAAACTGTTGGTACACAACTGGCCGGGCAACGTACGGGAGCTGGAGAGTACCCTTCAGCGGGCCGTTGTCTTGTGTGGGACCGCCGTCATCCAGGCAGATGATATCGAGTGCTCCGCAGACGGACCCCAAAATCAGCCGTTCAATGGCTCGCTCCGCGCGGTGAAGACGTCCGCGACCATGGATGTCGAACGCGCCTATCTGGTGAAGACCCTGGTGACCTTTCGCGGCAATGTGACGCGCGCGGCTAAAGCCGCGGGCAAAGAGCGGCGAAGCTTTCAACGGCTGCTCCGGAAGTATGGAATTGATCGGGAAACGTTCCAGAGAGATGACGTGCTTCAACCCGGGGACTATCCGGCACCGCTCCATCCATTGGACGGACATGCCTGA
- a CDS encoding DUF4157 domain-containing protein, which produces MSDRRAVVSQTTRPSSEKGRQSAAASRGASAFTSQASGPKPTGEFVSGVLHSAGLPLDEHSRTFFEPRFGHDFGKVRVHTDARAADSADTLLADAYTAGDHIVFGAGQYAPASSKGRALLAHELAHVAQQAVPQSLSVSLRVSRPGSVAEQAAETSAQRLALGLPPACQPISEPGVIHRAIKEDLREAIAGWGTDEEAIYARLRIAGDEEKNAVLGDPVLMQELQDDLSRGEWGTVLGLLGASAESRVHAASEGWGTDEEGIFEALRSTPALELKRQMERSTMLMELRDELSDDELGQAQAIITKSFFNEAAINFPDTYHVLLLFPDTVNEACDHFEALGYDVVKNIIGYLPRGHEMQESVATDINTQINHDKKLVRVQATFEARWNISSQSKAGKGKKAPAWTVEMIRQLHAALRQVPEGHVVRADQNVPGIQKGELSGFRLIEGSGGFWSNPFIEVGEERSDVAGLTRHEVGHAMDDYLGSSTETFKKNSTNGWDWSKTSVLWEAHMPDPWKRKGGKNVPLADQLQINALLDAYVKGDGSEGLRKGTAETHPIRTYWNDDVPMIEAAKDLAGKKDKVYQHLGSVRKFGPCYFSWSTYYREFYVYNLIVQDKRLTDYSLFGHPEFFAEMYEAYYEEGSGSKRGEKLKGVPNWKQFFDTVVHPAK; this is translated from the coding sequence ATGAGTGATCGACGGGCCGTCGTGTCACAGACCACAAGGCCGTCATCCGAGAAGGGGCGTCAGTCTGCGGCTGCGTCCCGCGGCGCGTCGGCATTCACGTCTCAGGCGTCGGGGCCGAAGCCGACCGGCGAATTCGTGAGCGGTGTGTTGCACTCGGCCGGATTGCCATTGGATGAACACTCCCGGACATTCTTCGAACCGCGTTTCGGGCATGATTTCGGGAAAGTCCGGGTTCATACGGATGCACGCGCCGCGGATTCCGCCGATACGCTGCTCGCGGATGCCTACACTGCCGGCGACCACATCGTGTTTGGAGCCGGACAGTATGCTCCGGCCAGCTCCAAAGGGCGGGCGCTCCTCGCCCATGAGTTGGCGCACGTGGCGCAACAGGCTGTCCCTCAGTCTCTGTCGGTATCGTTGCGGGTGAGTCGGCCGGGTTCGGTCGCGGAACAGGCGGCGGAAACGAGTGCGCAACGTCTGGCTCTCGGCCTTCCGCCCGCATGCCAGCCGATCTCGGAGCCTGGTGTCATTCATCGTGCAATCAAGGAAGACCTGCGCGAAGCCATCGCCGGCTGGGGGACTGATGAGGAAGCGATTTACGCGCGATTGCGCATTGCGGGGGACGAGGAAAAGAACGCCGTCCTGGGTGATCCGGTGCTGATGCAGGAATTGCAGGATGATCTGTCACGCGGGGAGTGGGGAACAGTGCTGGGACTACTCGGTGCGTCCGCCGAGTCGCGCGTCCATGCCGCGTCCGAAGGATGGGGCACTGACGAGGAAGGAATCTTTGAAGCCCTGCGGTCGACGCCGGCCCTCGAACTCAAACGCCAGATGGAACGCAGCACGATGCTCATGGAGTTGCGCGATGAGCTCTCGGACGACGAGTTGGGGCAGGCGCAGGCCATCATCACCAAGTCATTCTTCAACGAGGCTGCGATCAATTTCCCTGACACCTATCATGTGCTGCTGCTCTTTCCGGACACGGTGAATGAAGCCTGCGACCATTTCGAGGCGCTTGGGTATGATGTCGTCAAGAATATCATTGGTTATCTCCCCCGCGGACATGAGATGCAGGAATCCGTTGCGACGGATATCAATACGCAGATCAACCACGACAAGAAGCTGGTACGGGTGCAAGCCACGTTTGAGGCGCGCTGGAACATTTCGAGTCAGTCGAAGGCTGGGAAGGGGAAGAAGGCGCCGGCCTGGACGGTCGAGATGATTCGACAGCTCCATGCCGCGCTCAGGCAGGTGCCTGAGGGGCATGTGGTGAGAGCCGATCAAAACGTACCCGGTATTCAGAAGGGCGAGTTGTCGGGTTTTCGTCTGATCGAGGGCAGCGGCGGCTTTTGGTCGAATCCCTTCATCGAGGTCGGTGAGGAACGCTCTGATGTCGCTGGATTGACGCGGCACGAGGTCGGCCACGCCATGGATGACTACCTGGGCTCCTCCACCGAGACATTCAAAAAGAATTCCACCAACGGCTGGGATTGGTCGAAGACATCCGTGCTGTGGGAAGCGCACATGCCCGACCCCTGGAAACGCAAGGGCGGAAAGAATGTGCCTCTGGCCGATCAGCTGCAGATCAATGCGTTGCTCGACGCCTACGTCAAAGGCGACGGCAGCGAAGGACTGCGCAAAGGCACCGCCGAGACGCATCCGATCCGAACCTACTGGAATGATGACGTGCCCATGATCGAAGCCGCCAAAGATTTAGCCGGGAAGAAGGACAAGGTGTACCAACATCTCGGAAGCGTCAGGAAGTTCGGGCCCTGCTACTTCAGTTGGAGCACCTACTACCGCGAATTTTACGTGTACAACCTGATCGTGCAGGACAAACGGTTGACCGACTATTCGCTCTTCGGCCATCCGGAATTTTTTGCGGAGATGTATGAAGCCTACTATGAGGAAGGCTCCGGTTCGAAGCGTGGGGAGAAATTGAAGGGAGTGCCTAATTGGAAGCAGTTCTTCGACACCGTCGTCCATCCGGCGAAGTAG